One segment of Tenrec ecaudatus isolate mTenEca1 chromosome 1, mTenEca1.hap1, whole genome shotgun sequence DNA contains the following:
- the GPR161 gene encoding G-protein coupled receptor 161 isoform X1 — translation MLYPMKITGNRAVMALVYIWLHSLIGCLPPLFGWSSVEFDEFKWMCVAAWHREPGYTAFWQVWCALFPFLVMLVCYGFIFRVARVKARKVHCGTVVMAEEDAQRSGRKNSSTSTSSSGSRRHAFQGVVYSANQYKALMTILVVIGAFMVTWGPYMVVISSEALWGKNYVSPTLETWATWLSFTSAICHPLIYGLWNKTVRKELLGMCFGDRYYREPFVQRQRTSRLFSISNRITDLGLSPHLTALMAGGQPLGHSSSTGDTGFSCSQDSGTDVMLLEDFTSTDTPPAHCTCPPKRRSSVTFEDEVDQIKEVAKNSVLHVKAEVHKSLDSYAASLAKAIEAEAKINLFGEEALPGVLFTARTVLGAGCGGRRGSRTLASQRLQLQSIEEGDVSAAEQR, via the exons ATGCTGTACCCCATGAAGATCACGGGGAACCGTGCAGTGATGGCCCTGGTCTACATCTGGCTGCACTCCCTCATTGGCTGTCTGCCCCCCTTGTTCGGCTGGTCATCGGTGGAGTTTGACGAGTTCAAGTGGATGTGCGTGGCTGCGTGGCACCGGGAGCCCGGCTACACGGCCTTCTGGCAGGTCTGGTGTGCGCTCTTCCCCTTCCTGGTCATGCTCGTGTGCTATGGCTTCATCTTCCGCGTGGCCAGGGTCAAGGCGCGCAAGGTGCACTGTGGCACCGTGGTCATGGCGGAGGAGGATGCCCAGAGGAGCGGGAGGAAAAACTCCAGTACCTCGACCTCCTCGTCGGGCAGCAGGCGGCATGCCTTCCAGGGCGTGGTGTACTCGGCCAACCAGTACAAAGCCCTTATGACCATCCTGGTGGTCATCGGCGCCTTCATGGTCACCTGGGGCCCCTACATGGTTGTCATCTCCTCTGAGGCACTCTGGGGGAAGAACTATGTCTCCCCGACCCTGGAGACCTGGGCCACGTGGCTGTCCTTCACCAGCGCCATCTGCCACCCCCTCATCTATGGGCTCTGGAACAAGACGGTTCGCAAGGAACTCCTGGGCATGTGCTTTGGGGACCGATATTACCGGGAACCCTTTGTGCAGCGACAGAGGACATCCAGGCTCTTCAGCATTTCCAACAGAATCACAG ACCTGGGCCTGTCGCCACACCTCACGGCGCTCATGGCTGGCGGACAGCCCCTGGGCCACAGCAGCAGCACCGGGGACACTGGCTTCAGCTGTTCTCAGGACTCAG GGACGGATGTGATGCTGCTGGAAGACTTCACCTCCACCGATACCCCGCCGGCACACTGCACGTGCCCGCCGAAGCGGAGGAGCTCGGTGACGTTTGAGGACGAGGTGGATCAGATCAAAG AAGTCGCCAAGAACTCGGTTCTTCACGTGAAAGCCGAAGTGCACAAGTCCCTGGACAGTTATGCGGCCAGCTTGGCCAAAGCCATCGAGGCTGAAGCCAAAATCAACTTGTTTGGGGAGGAGGCGTTGCCAGGGGTCTTGTTCACCGCTCGGACTGTCCTGGGGGCTGGCTGTGGGGGCCGCCGGGGCAGCAGAACTCTGGCAAGCCAGCGCCTCCAGCTGCAGAGCATCGAAGAGGGGGACGTCTCGGCCGCGGAGCAGAGATGA